One genomic window of Ruminococcus gauvreauii includes the following:
- a CDS encoding pyridoxamine 5'-phosphate oxidase family protein encodes MNAQDCLQILREIKDVAFATADGEGRPRIRIIDVMLAEDNRLIFCTARGKAFYRQLTDRPEVAVTGMNRRFQMVRLEGRVKKLDHQRAWIDRIFEENPAMRDVYPGNTRYILEPFCIEDAALEFFDLGVQPVYRESFSIGAASGVESGFMISTSCTQCGSCQSICPQRCIKEGKPYRIQQEHCLHCGLCAENCPAEAIVRRRSIC; translated from the coding sequence ATGAACGCACAGGATTGTCTGCAGATTCTCAGAGAGATCAAAGATGTTGCTTTCGCCACCGCGGATGGGGAAGGAAGACCAAGGATACGGATCATTGACGTGATGCTGGCGGAAGACAACAGACTGATCTTCTGTACGGCCAGAGGCAAGGCATTTTACAGGCAGCTGACGGACAGACCGGAGGTTGCGGTGACAGGGATGAATCGCCGGTTTCAGATGGTTCGGCTGGAAGGACGGGTAAAAAAACTGGATCATCAAAGAGCTTGGATTGACCGGATTTTTGAGGAAAACCCGGCGATGCGGGATGTATACCCGGGGAATACCAGATATATCCTGGAGCCTTTTTGCATCGAAGACGCGGCGTTAGAGTTCTTTGATCTGGGTGTACAGCCCGTCTACAGGGAAAGCTTTTCAATCGGGGCGGCATCCGGGGTGGAGAGCGGATTTATGATTTCGACGTCATGTACACAGTGCGGCAGCTGTCAAAGCATCTGTCCGCAGCGTTGCATAAAGGAAGGGAAACCGTACAGGATACAGCAGGAACACTGCCTGCACTGCGGACTCTGTGCTGAGAACTGTCCGGCTGAGGCAATCGTAAGAAGGAGATCAATATGTTAA